From Weissella confusa, a single genomic window includes:
- the cdaA gene encoding diadenylate cyclase CdaA — protein MNIDFESLIKTISVVRIIDIVIVWWLLYRLMMLIRGTKAVTLLRGVGIVIAVKLISWYVGLTTISWLTDQIINWGVIALVVVFQPEIRRGLEHLGRSALFKQKQAYQQETRLINELDDAIQYMSKRHIGALISIEMETGLEEYIETGIKIDAEVSSQLLINTFIPNTPLHDGAVIIKDARLAAAAAYLPLSDNPTIPKELGTRHRASVGISEVTDALTIVVSEETGDVSITRNAELMQSLSREDYRKYLTRQLVPADGDVKQTWWSRVMPFGKRGEK, from the coding sequence ATGAACATTGATTTTGAATCACTCATAAAAACTATTAGCGTCGTCCGTATTATCGATATTGTCATCGTTTGGTGGCTGTTGTACCGCTTAATGATGTTGATTCGCGGAACGAAAGCCGTCACGTTGCTACGTGGTGTTGGTATCGTTATCGCGGTTAAGCTAATCAGTTGGTATGTTGGTTTGACGACCATTTCCTGGTTGACTGATCAAATCATTAATTGGGGAGTTATTGCATTGGTGGTTGTGTTCCAGCCAGAAATTCGTCGTGGTTTGGAACACTTGGGACGCTCAGCTTTGTTCAAGCAAAAGCAAGCTTACCAACAAGAAACGCGTTTGATTAATGAACTGGATGATGCCATTCAATATATGTCAAAGCGTCATATCGGGGCCTTGATTTCAATTGAAATGGAAACCGGTTTGGAAGAATACATTGAAACGGGTATTAAAATTGATGCTGAAGTTTCAAGTCAATTATTGATTAATACGTTTATCCCGAATACGCCGTTGCACGATGGCGCGGTTATCATTAAGGACGCACGATTGGCAGCAGCTGCGGCTTACTTGCCTTTGTCTGATAATCCAACGATTCCCAAGGAATTGGGAACTCGTCACCGTGCGTCAGTGGGTATTTCGGAAGTAACGGATGCCCTAACGATTGTTGTGTCGGAAGAAACAGGGGATGTCTCAATCACGCGTAATGCGGAATTGATGCAATCACTGTCTCGCGAAGACTATCGCAAGTACTTAACACGTCAGTTGGTGCCAGCTGATGGGGATGTCAAGCAGACATGGTGGTCACGCGTGATGCCATTTGGTAAGCGAGGTGAGAAGTAA
- a CDS encoding YbbR-like domain-containing protein yields the protein MKKGYDKIVYVVATLLVAILMSAYADGQSNGTTRTKTATSESTTGLLKGTVSSKTETVAVPVQLTGIDTDDYYINGVPDTVDVTLTGSSALVTAAKNTKNFQVYADLKKLTDGEHTVALKVSGLNRDLTYKLAKQKLTITIYKRTSAYYTVHTDYNKDAIADGYTVGTVTSSVNNVQLMGRQSAIDSVASVVAAVNLQRDTKKSVSQEVNLQALDVNGHVVDVAISPQVTTVKIPVSAGTGTKQVPIAIKTKNGNADNFDLTGSVNEITVRGKIDVLNKLKEIPVTVDLSGVASASSQMITVNTPEGTDSVDPTTVTITITPKEQN from the coding sequence ATGAAAAAAGGATATGACAAAATTGTCTATGTTGTTGCGACTTTGCTTGTTGCCATCTTAATGTCAGCCTACGCGGACGGCCAATCTAATGGGACAACGCGTACGAAGACTGCGACGAGCGAGTCTACCACGGGGTTGCTCAAAGGGACGGTATCCTCTAAAACGGAAACTGTCGCAGTACCTGTGCAATTGACGGGGATTGATACAGATGACTATTACATTAACGGGGTGCCGGATACGGTTGATGTGACGCTAACCGGTTCATCAGCGTTAGTAACGGCCGCTAAGAACACTAAGAACTTCCAAGTCTATGCTGATTTGAAGAAGTTGACTGATGGTGAGCACACAGTTGCTTTGAAAGTTTCAGGGTTGAATCGCGATTTGACTTATAAGCTAGCGAAGCAGAAACTAACGATTACTATATACAAGCGTACGTCTGCTTATTACACGGTCCACACGGACTACAATAAGGATGCGATTGCTGATGGTTACACAGTTGGTACGGTGACATCTTCAGTGAATAACGTGCAATTGATGGGACGTCAAAGTGCAATTGATTCAGTTGCAAGCGTTGTCGCTGCGGTTAATTTGCAACGTGATACGAAGAAATCTGTTTCACAGGAAGTTAATCTGCAAGCGCTTGATGTGAATGGTCACGTGGTTGACGTGGCGATTTCACCACAAGTGACGACGGTGAAGATTCCAGTTTCTGCTGGAACAGGCACGAAGCAAGTGCCGATTGCAATTAAAACAAAGAACGGCAATGCCGATAATTTCGATCTTACAGGCTCTGTGAATGAAATCACGGTTCGTGGTAAGATTGATGTATTAAACAAATTAAAGGAAATTCCAGTTACTGTTGATTTGTCTGGCGTTGCAAGTGCGTCATCACAGATGATTACTGTTAACACGCCAGAAGGTACAGACAGCGTTGATCCAACGACAGTAACGATTACAATTACGCCGAAGGAGCAAAATTAA
- the glmM gene encoding phosphoglucosamine mutase, translating to MVELHYFGTDGVRGIANKELTPELAFRLGRMGGAVLTRHAEGRRPRVLVGRDTRMSGQMLEHALIAGLLSVGIEILRLNVISTPGVAYLVRAQKADAGAQITASHNPAEDNGIKFFGADGFKLSDELEAEIEALLDAPEDTLPRPAAEGLGTVSDFPEGAAKYLEYLQTTIPDNLDGMNIAIDAANGATSGLVANLFADMGADFVTMATSPDGLNINKGVGSTHPEAIAKFTVENGAQVGLAFDGDGDRLIAVDENGDIVDGDKVMFITGKYLSEHGRLKQDTIVTTVMSNIGMYKAMAEHNISSVKTAVGDRYVVEEMLKSGYNLGGEQSGHVVFLDWSTTGDGMLTALQLLHVMKSTGKKLSELAAEMTVFPQKLVNVKVQDKKAALANEAIKQVIAEVEAEMGDNGRVLVRPSGTQDLLRVMAEAQTEELVGEYVDRIVAVVRKEVGVD from the coding sequence ATGGTTGAATTACATTACTTTGGAACAGATGGGGTTCGCGGTATCGCGAACAAGGAGCTAACGCCTGAGTTGGCTTTTCGACTAGGACGAATGGGTGGTGCGGTATTGACGCGTCACGCTGAAGGACGTCGCCCACGTGTGTTGGTAGGACGTGATACACGTATGTCTGGTCAAATGCTTGAACATGCATTGATTGCTGGTTTGCTTTCTGTTGGAATTGAAATCTTGCGTTTGAACGTTATTTCAACGCCAGGTGTTGCTTACTTGGTTCGTGCACAAAAGGCTGATGCTGGTGCACAAATCACAGCGTCACACAACCCTGCTGAAGATAACGGTATCAAGTTCTTTGGTGCTGATGGTTTCAAGTTGTCAGACGAATTGGAAGCTGAAATTGAAGCGTTGTTGGATGCACCAGAGGATACGTTGCCTCGTCCAGCTGCTGAAGGTTTGGGAACTGTTTCAGACTTCCCAGAAGGCGCTGCCAAGTACCTTGAGTACTTGCAAACAACGATTCCTGATAACTTGGATGGCATGAATATTGCCATTGATGCTGCCAATGGTGCAACATCAGGTCTTGTCGCAAACTTGTTTGCTGATATGGGTGCCGATTTCGTTACGATGGCAACATCACCAGATGGGTTGAACATCAACAAGGGCGTTGGTTCAACACACCCAGAAGCAATTGCTAAGTTCACGGTTGAAAATGGTGCCCAAGTTGGGTTGGCCTTTGACGGTGACGGTGACCGTTTGATTGCCGTTGACGAAAACGGTGACATCGTTGACGGTGACAAGGTGATGTTTATCACGGGTAAGTACTTGTCAGAGCACGGTCGTTTGAAGCAAGACACAATTGTGACGACCGTTATGTCAAACATTGGGATGTACAAGGCGATGGCTGAGCACAACATTTCATCTGTTAAGACGGCGGTTGGTGATCGTTACGTTGTTGAAGAGATGTTGAAGTCAGGTTACAACCTTGGTGGTGAGCAATCTGGTCACGTGGTCTTCTTGGACTGGTCAACGACTGGAGACGGTATGTTGACGGCGTTGCAATTGTTGCACGTCATGAAGTCAACGGGTAAGAAGTTGTCAGAGCTTGCGGCTGAGATGACGGTATTCCCACAAAAGTTGGTTAACGTGAAGGTACAAGACAAGAAGGCTGCGTTGGCAAACGAAGCTATCAAGCAAGTGATTGCTGAAGTCGAAGCTGAGATGGGCGACAATGGTCGTGTTCTAGTTCGTCCTTCAGGTACGCAAGACTTGTTGCGTGTCATGGCCGAAGCACAAACTGAAGAACTTGTTGGTGAGTACGTTGACCGTATCGTTGCGGTTGTACGTAAAGAAGTTGGGGTAGACTAA
- a CDS encoding helix-turn-helix domain-containing protein, whose translation MTQMIAERINEIRKNKNVSVQTIVDNGISKSKYFAFVRGERDLAISDLQILMDVLTISFAELVVDTDVVQAPFTLNLLRARDLTLTELEVYQKALWEKYQRTQLVAYFQYNLAFQYLIAHKQGVDCKPFVTAIYEELKDYQLFTFFEIQLFSIIADKLTPKRFYRMYEIFTKSIGIFAGYMPMPIYLTILRIHYYALVHLMRPTLKSLPTMLFVLDAIINQPARPSNVELFMLRQFAKMLKSYYIESSPAAERQFAEWIAVAVKRGSQEVRMTYDTMSFPGLWQALTMKRHHMKHDAPSMFSTTYDDLPKAEMPDSFGVALRYLIKGKHINSSELTQYGVTRSKLYRIIHQEVAIRLEDLFDMMKYLRLLPADLTVFFQVNPNSKAKNRFAAFDVNPYDYQTVAEQALAEYGRTGNHADYETALEFQVYVNQQLSDFDPTSIIQIDLAKTITDYLLHLDEWHEAEHRLVTYSFVDLDDIDLIIKRLGIADEYMHNRQVFRAPISSILNNAEFVLLKYLLEDNREAFDRILKIAEGEVQRDPRIFTFATWRWRLDVYRVYQMFFDYPEVGLAAFEDFVCDYQHLTGNQLFKNERNFIADTLRHHFNLINGIEQMQNDSLDE comes from the coding sequence ATGACGCAGATGATTGCCGAACGGATTAATGAAATTCGTAAAAACAAGAACGTTTCTGTCCAAACAATTGTGGATAACGGGATTTCGAAAAGTAAATATTTTGCTTTTGTTCGCGGCGAACGTGATTTGGCAATCAGTGATCTGCAGATTTTAATGGATGTGCTGACGATTTCATTTGCCGAATTAGTTGTGGATACTGATGTCGTGCAAGCCCCGTTTACATTGAATTTACTCCGCGCCCGTGATTTGACGTTAACTGAATTAGAGGTTTACCAAAAAGCCTTGTGGGAAAAATACCAGCGTACGCAATTGGTGGCTTATTTCCAATATAATCTGGCGTTTCAATATCTGATTGCGCATAAGCAGGGCGTAGACTGCAAACCGTTTGTGACAGCTATCTATGAAGAACTGAAAGATTATCAGTTGTTTACGTTCTTCGAAATTCAACTGTTTTCAATTATCGCGGATAAGTTGACCCCAAAGCGTTTCTATCGAATGTATGAAATCTTCACTAAGAGTATCGGGATATTCGCAGGCTACATGCCAATGCCAATCTACTTAACGATTTTGCGTATTCATTATTATGCGCTCGTACACTTGATGCGCCCAACGCTGAAATCGTTACCGACGATGCTGTTTGTGTTGGATGCCATTATTAACCAGCCAGCGCGACCATCCAACGTTGAGTTGTTTATGCTCCGTCAATTCGCCAAGATGCTGAAGTCGTATTACATTGAAAGCAGTCCGGCAGCTGAGCGCCAATTCGCGGAATGGATTGCAGTGGCTGTTAAGCGAGGTAGTCAGGAGGTACGAATGACATACGACACGATGTCATTTCCTGGACTCTGGCAAGCGCTCACGATGAAGCGACACCACATGAAACACGACGCACCAAGTATGTTTTCAACGACGTATGATGACTTACCCAAGGCGGAAATGCCAGATAGTTTTGGGGTCGCCCTGCGTTATTTGATTAAGGGCAAACATATCAATAGTAGTGAATTAACGCAGTATGGGGTCACACGTTCCAAGTTGTACCGGATTATTCACCAAGAAGTGGCGATTCGTTTGGAAGACTTGTTCGATATGATGAAGTACTTGAGATTGTTGCCAGCGGATTTAACAGTGTTTTTCCAGGTGAATCCAAACTCCAAGGCTAAAAATCGTTTTGCAGCCTTTGATGTTAATCCGTACGACTATCAAACCGTGGCTGAACAGGCACTCGCTGAGTATGGTCGCACGGGTAATCATGCCGATTATGAAACAGCGTTGGAGTTCCAGGTCTATGTGAATCAGCAACTGTCCGATTTTGATCCAACGAGCATTATCCAAATTGACTTGGCCAAAACAATTACGGATTACTTACTACATTTGGACGAATGGCATGAAGCAGAACATCGCCTGGTGACGTATTCGTTTGTTGATTTGGATGATATCGACCTCATCATCAAACGACTCGGGATTGCGGATGAGTATATGCATAATCGCCAGGTATTCCGTGCACCAATTAGTTCGATTTTAAACAACGCTGAGTTTGTATTGTTGAAGTATTTGCTTGAAGACAATCGCGAAGCCTTTGACCGCATTCTAAAAATCGCGGAAGGCGAGGTCCAACGTGACCCACGTATTTTCACGTTTGCAACCTGGCGCTGGCGCCTAGATGTTTACCGGGTTTATCAAATGTTCTTCGACTATCCCGAAGTCGGTTTGGCTGCTTTCGAGGATTTCGTCTGTGACTATCAGCACCTAACGGGGAATCAACTATTTAAAAACGAACGGAATTTCATTGCCGATACGCTTCGTCATCACTTCAATTTGATTAACGGAATTGAACAAATGCAAAACGATTCGCTTGACGAATAA
- a CDS encoding aspartate carbamoyltransferase catalytic subunit — MRHFVNLNDLPTETIMTLIADALAYKNGSKGVEQSNRLVANLFFENSTRTHSSFQVAETNLGWHQVMIDPQTSSTQKGESLSDTLKTLGAIGVSVVVLRHKINDWYAPLIKEATPYMPQLVNAGDGNGQHPSQSLLDLVTIYEEFGKFEGLKVRIVGDLSHSRVARSNAEILQRLGATVSFAGPEDWYPADFDQFGTYTTFDDDLADLDVVMLLRVQHERIATVENADFSPITYHFEYGLTEERYNTLKDSAIVMHPAPVNRGVEIADQLVEASKSRIFQQMTNGVYARMAILNALTEEN, encoded by the coding sequence ATGCGGCATTTTGTTAACTTGAACGATTTACCAACCGAGACGATTATGACTTTGATTGCAGATGCGTTGGCTTATAAGAACGGATCAAAGGGTGTTGAACAGTCAAATCGATTGGTCGCCAATCTATTTTTTGAAAATTCAACACGCACACATTCGAGCTTCCAGGTTGCCGAAACGAACCTAGGTTGGCACCAGGTCATGATTGACCCACAAACCAGCTCAACTCAAAAAGGTGAGAGCTTGAGCGATACGCTTAAGACGCTGGGAGCCATCGGGGTAAGCGTTGTGGTGCTGCGCCACAAGATCAATGACTGGTATGCGCCATTGATTAAGGAAGCAACGCCTTACATGCCACAGCTTGTTAATGCTGGTGACGGTAACGGCCAACACCCATCACAAAGCCTGTTGGATTTGGTCACTATCTATGAAGAGTTTGGTAAGTTCGAAGGATTGAAGGTCCGCATTGTTGGTGACTTATCACACTCACGCGTGGCTCGTTCGAATGCTGAAATTTTGCAACGACTAGGCGCAACGGTTTCATTTGCTGGTCCGGAAGACTGGTACCCAGCAGATTTTGACCAGTTCGGCACGTATACGACGTTTGATGATGATTTGGCCGACTTAGATGTCGTGATGTTGCTACGTGTGCAACACGAACGCATTGCAACCGTTGAAAATGCAGACTTTTCACCAATTACGTACCACTTTGAATACGGTTTGACAGAAGAACGCTATAACACCTTGAAGGATTCGGCAATCGTGATGCACCCAGCACCAGTTAACCGCGGGGTAGAAATTGCGGATCAATTGGTTGAGGCAAGTAAGTCACGTATCTTCCAACAAATGACAAACGGTGTCTATGCCCGCATGGCGATTTTGAACGCTTTAACTGAGGAGAACTAA
- a CDS encoding dihydroorotase — translation MASLLIKNAQVVSHDDELINQDVLVVDGKIAAIDVVLDAQADRVIDAKGALLTPGLVDIHVHFREPGFEYKETIATGSKASARGGFTTVAAMPNLNPVPATVSAFQQVQAKNASDGVVHIEQYAAISEGLTSDDVSDIQALADAGAVAFTNDGKGVQTAATMLTAMKAAASVDRPLVAHLEDESLMNGGVMNLGKRSEELGLPGIDPLAESSQLARDLVLAKAAGVHYHVAHLSTKESVALVRMGKQMGVKVTAEVSPHHLLLDENDIDGDNALFKMNPPLRAPEDRAAVIAGLLDGTIDMVATDHAPHSVEEKERSFVGAAFGITGIETSFQLLYTHLVKPGIASLEQLLNWMVSQPAKAFNLSAPTTLAVGEIADLALFDLETAHTITADEFVSKGVNTPFIGETIYGQTVLTVVAGDVVYEA, via the coding sequence ATGGCAAGTTTGCTAATTAAGAATGCACAAGTTGTGTCACATGATGATGAATTGATTAACCAAGACGTATTGGTTGTGGATGGCAAGATTGCAGCGATTGATGTGGTTTTGGATGCACAAGCTGACCGCGTGATTGATGCAAAGGGTGCTTTGCTAACGCCAGGTTTGGTTGACATTCACGTGCACTTCCGAGAGCCTGGGTTTGAATATAAGGAAACCATTGCAACTGGGTCAAAGGCCTCAGCGCGTGGCGGATTTACGACAGTAGCAGCGATGCCAAACTTGAATCCAGTACCAGCAACGGTTTCGGCGTTCCAACAAGTCCAAGCTAAGAATGCGAGTGATGGTGTTGTGCACATTGAACAGTATGCTGCGATTTCGGAAGGCTTGACGTCAGATGATGTGAGCGACATTCAAGCGTTGGCCGATGCCGGTGCGGTTGCCTTCACGAATGATGGTAAGGGCGTTCAAACCGCAGCCACAATGCTAACGGCAATGAAGGCGGCTGCATCTGTTGACCGTCCATTGGTGGCACACTTGGAAGATGAATCTTTGATGAACGGTGGGGTGATGAACCTTGGCAAGCGTTCTGAAGAACTTGGGCTACCCGGGATTGACCCATTGGCTGAATCATCACAACTGGCGCGTGACTTGGTATTAGCCAAGGCTGCTGGGGTGCATTACCACGTCGCTCACTTGTCAACGAAGGAATCAGTTGCCTTGGTACGTATGGGTAAGCAAATGGGCGTGAAGGTGACAGCAGAAGTTTCACCACACCACTTGTTGTTGGATGAAAACGATATTGATGGTGACAACGCCTTGTTTAAGATGAACCCACCGCTACGTGCGCCAGAAGATCGCGCTGCTGTAATCGCGGGATTGCTAGACGGCACGATTGATATGGTTGCGACTGACCATGCGCCACACAGCGTCGAAGAAAAGGAACGTTCATTTGTTGGGGCTGCGTTTGGTATTACTGGCATTGAAACGAGTTTCCAATTGCTATACACGCACTTGGTTAAGCCAGGAATTGCGAGCTTGGAACAGCTACTAAACTGGATGGTGTCGCAACCGGCCAAGGCGTTCAACTTGTCAGCGCCAACGACACTAGCTGTCGGCGAAATTGCAGACTTGGCGCTGTTCGATTTAGAGACGGCCCACACAATTACGGCAGATGAATTTGTATCAAAGGGTGTGAATACACCATTTATCGGGGAAACAATTTACGGACAAACAGTGTTGACGGTAGTCGCCGGCGACGTTGTCTATGAAGCATAA
- a CDS encoding carbamoyl phosphate synthase small subunit: MKRYLVLENGSVYAGEGFGSLKPVIGELVFNTGMSGYQESITDLSYHGQILTFTYPLIGNYGINRDDFESLKPAASAIVTHEIARRPSNWRSQMSIAEWAEAMDLPGLTGIDTRALTKELRDYGVMKATIVDEVTETTVADLQATQLSNQQVAEVTTKTTYVNPTEGVSIAMIDFGLKNSILRALSKRGVNVMVFPANVDAKTILDMNPDGVLLSNGPGDPESVEGVLDVIRTLQDRLPLMGICLGHQLFSLANGAETYKLKFGHRGFNHAVRNFTNGRVDFTSQNHGYAVSAESIVGTNLEITHEEINDHTVEGVRLKNRPAFSVQFHPDAAPGPHDAEYLFDQFLDMIAEEKKGAAHA; the protein is encoded by the coding sequence ATGAAGCGCTATCTGGTTTTGGAAAATGGTTCAGTGTATGCCGGCGAGGGGTTCGGATCATTGAAGCCGGTTATTGGAGAATTGGTTTTTAACACAGGCATGTCAGGCTACCAAGAATCAATTACTGACTTGTCTTATCACGGTCAAATTTTGACGTTTACGTACCCATTGATTGGTAACTACGGGATTAACCGTGATGATTTTGAATCATTGAAGCCTGCTGCATCGGCGATTGTCACGCACGAAATTGCGCGACGCCCATCGAACTGGCGTTCACAAATGTCAATCGCGGAATGGGCTGAAGCGATGGATTTGCCAGGTTTGACGGGCATTGATACACGTGCGTTGACGAAGGAACTCCGTGATTACGGTGTTATGAAGGCGACCATTGTTGACGAAGTAACGGAGACAACGGTTGCTGACTTGCAAGCAACGCAACTTTCAAACCAACAAGTTGCAGAAGTAACGACGAAGACAACTTATGTGAATCCAACAGAAGGTGTCTCAATTGCGATGATTGATTTTGGCTTGAAGAATTCAATTCTACGTGCGTTGTCTAAGCGCGGTGTGAATGTCATGGTATTCCCGGCTAACGTTGATGCGAAGACAATCTTGGATATGAATCCGGATGGCGTGTTGCTTTCAAACGGACCTGGTGATCCTGAGTCAGTTGAAGGTGTCTTAGATGTCATTCGTACGTTGCAAGACCGCTTGCCATTGATGGGAATTTGCTTGGGTCACCAACTATTCTCACTCGCTAACGGGGCAGAAACGTACAAGTTGAAGTTTGGTCACCGTGGCTTTAACCACGCGGTGCGCAACTTTACGAATGGTCGCGTTGACTTCACGTCACAAAACCACGGATACGCCGTTTCAGCTGAATCAATTGTTGGAACGAACCTTGAAATCACACACGAAGAAATTAACGACCACACCGTTGAAGGCGTTCGTTTGAAGAACCGCCCAGCATTCTCAGTGCAATTCCACCCAGATGCTGCGCCTGGTCCACACGATGCTGAATACTTGTTTGACCAATTTTTGGATATGATTGCTGAAGAGAAGAAGGGGGCGGCACATGCCTAA